Proteins from a genomic interval of Tenacibaculum sp. SZ-18:
- a CDS encoding exo-beta-N-acetylmuramidase NamZ family protein, giving the protein MIYNTIKSTYLFLFILSIFSDVSCKQTNKNEDDKIIAEEKIIPGANSTLKYIPLLKGKRIAIIANQTSIIEKKSKYKANITSFHLVDYIHNSKEIEVAKVFAPEHGFRGKADAGEHIKNGIDSKTGLPIISLYGKNKKPSKEQLANIDVVVFDIQDVGVRFYTYISTLHYVMEACAENNIPIIVLDRPNPNGHYIDGPVLEMEHQSFVGMHPVPVVYGMTIGEYGQMINGEKWMKKGVKCDLTVIPIENYTHYKKYSLPIKPSPNLPNDVSINLYPSLCFFEGTNISAGRGTNAQFQIYGSPYLKEMNYTFTPKPNEGAKYPKHKGKVCYGENLSASKYLSKLDLQWLIKAYKQTNKKEEFFNQFFTKLAGTTLLQNQIEKGLSIPEIKKSWKKDLDKFKKVREKYLIYK; this is encoded by the coding sequence ATGATTTATAATACCATCAAAAGTACATATTTATTCTTGTTTATTCTCAGTATTTTTTCTGATGTCTCTTGCAAACAAACAAATAAAAATGAAGATGATAAAATTATAGCTGAAGAAAAAATAATACCTGGGGCAAACAGTACTTTGAAATATATTCCGCTTTTAAAGGGCAAACGAATTGCTATTATTGCTAATCAAACTTCTATTATTGAAAAGAAATCTAAATACAAGGCTAATATCACTTCGTTTCATTTAGTTGATTACATTCACAATTCTAAAGAAATTGAAGTTGCAAAAGTATTTGCTCCTGAGCATGGTTTTAGAGGAAAAGCGGATGCTGGTGAACATATTAAAAATGGTATTGATAGTAAAACAGGATTGCCAATTATTTCACTGTACGGAAAAAACAAAAAACCTTCAAAAGAACAGCTAGCAAACATTGATGTTGTTGTTTTTGACATACAAGATGTAGGTGTTCGTTTTTACACATACATTTCCACATTGCATTATGTAATGGAAGCTTGTGCTGAAAATAACATTCCCATTATTGTTTTAGACAGACCAAACCCAAATGGACATTATATTGATGGTCCAGTATTAGAAATGGAACATCAAAGTTTTGTCGGAATGCATCCTGTTCCTGTAGTATATGGAATGACAATTGGTGAATACGGACAAATGATTAATGGTGAAAAATGGATGAAAAAAGGTGTTAAATGCGACTTGACTGTAATTCCTATTGAAAATTATACGCACTATAAAAAATATAGTTTACCTATTAAACCTTCTCCAAACTTACCAAATGATGTTTCTATAAATCTCTACCCTAGTTTATGTTTTTTTGAAGGAACAAATATTTCGGCTGGAAGAGGAACCAATGCTCAATTTCAAATTTACGGTTCGCCATATTTAAAAGAAATGAATTATACATTTACTCCAAAACCTAACGAAGGAGCTAAATACCCAAAACACAAAGGAAAGGTATGTTACGGTGAAAATCTGAGTGCATCAAAATATCTATCAAAATTAGACCTACAATGGCTCATAAAAGCCTATAAACAAACAAATAAGAAAGAAGAGTTCTTTAACCAATTTTTCACAAAGCTGGCAGGAACGACATTATTGCAAAATCAAATCGAGAAAGGACTTTCGATACCAGAAATAAAAAAATCTTGGAAAAAGGATTTAGATAAATTCAAGAAGGTTAGAGAGAAATATCTGATTTATAAGTAG
- a CDS encoding PLP-dependent cysteine synthase family protein: MDRNKVIVNSVLDLIGQTPVVKFQRITKDLPGTFYAKVEAFNPGQSAKDRIALHIVESAEKKGILQPGISTIVETTSGNTGFSLAMISLIKGYKCILAVSDKSSKDKIEVLKTMGADVHVCPANVPADDPRSYYETAKRLHKETPKSIYINQYFNELNIEAHYTTTGPEIWEQTQGRITHFIAASGTGGTISGTGRFLKEQNPNIKILGVDAVGSVIKKYHETKQFDPKEIYPYKIEGLGKNLIPTATDFDIVDVYEKITDKDAAFACRDLVKQEGMFCGYTSGAVIQATRQYAAKGMFDKNSVVVMVLPDHGIRYMDKVYSDDWMNQQGFI, encoded by the coding sequence ATGGACAGAAACAAAGTTATAGTAAATTCGGTACTTGATTTAATAGGACAAACTCCCGTTGTTAAATTTCAACGAATTACTAAAGATTTACCAGGAACTTTTTATGCAAAAGTAGAGGCTTTTAATCCTGGTCAATCTGCAAAAGATAGAATTGCTTTACATATTGTTGAAAGTGCTGAAAAAAAAGGGATTTTACAACCAGGCATCAGTACAATTGTAGAGACTACTTCAGGTAATACAGGGTTTAGTTTAGCTATGATTAGCTTAATAAAAGGTTACAAATGTATCCTTGCCGTTAGTGATAAATCTTCTAAAGATAAAATTGAAGTTTTAAAAACAATGGGAGCGGATGTACATGTTTGTCCTGCGAATGTTCCTGCAGATGATCCAAGATCTTATTACGAAACCGCTAAAAGACTTCATAAAGAAACACCAAAATCAATTTATATAAATCAGTATTTTAATGAATTAAATATTGAGGCACATTATACAACTACAGGTCCTGAAATTTGGGAGCAAACACAAGGAAGAATTACCCACTTTATCGCTGCTAGTGGAACTGGAGGAACAATTTCTGGTACAGGAAGGTTTTTAAAAGAACAAAATCCCAATATTAAAATTTTAGGGGTAGATGCAGTTGGATCGGTTATTAAAAAGTATCATGAAACAAAACAATTTGATCCGAAGGAAATTTATCCATACAAAATTGAAGGATTAGGAAAAAACTTGATTCCTACAGCTACAGATTTTGATATTGTTGATGTTTATGAAAAAATAACGGATAAAGATGCAGCTTTCGCTTGTCGCGATTTAGTAAAACAAGAAGGAATGTTTTGCGGTTACACTTCAGGAGCAGTAATTCAGGCTACAAGGCAGTACGCGGCAAAAGGAATGTTCGATAAAAATAGTGTTGTTGTGATGGTTTTGCCAGATCACGGAATTCGTTATATGGATAAAGTTTATTCTGATGATTGGATGAATCAACAAGGTTTTATTTAA
- a CDS encoding YbaB/EbfC family nucleoid-associated protein: MFGDLSGMMDKLKQAQQKVEETKQRLNSVLIDEASADGNIKITVTANREIKAISVDNSLLNDSEELEDYLILTLNKALKRAGEINDQEMAVAAKSGMPNIPGMDMFK; the protein is encoded by the coding sequence ATGTTTGGAGATTTATCTGGAATGATGGATAAGCTGAAACAAGCTCAACAAAAAGTAGAAGAAACAAAACAACGATTAAATAGTGTTTTAATTGATGAAGCGAGTGCTGATGGAAATATTAAAATTACTGTAACTGCTAATAGAGAAATCAAAGCCATTTCGGTTGATAATAGTTTATTAAATGATTCAGAGGAATTGGAAGACTATCTAATATTAACTTTAAACAAAGCTTTAAAAAGAGCTGGTGAAATAAATGACCAAGAAATGGCTGTTGCTGCCAAAAGTGGTATGCCAAATATACCTGGAATGGACATGTTTAAATAA
- a CDS encoding VOC family protein, with protein MNLNQITVPSLDLTKSIPFYQKLGLQLIVKALPHYARFKCPNGESTFSIHLVEELPKGNGVYIYFECEKLDKKVQQLKEHGIQFDQEPKDEPWLWREAKLKDLDGNQLILFFGGKNRINPPWKIKND; from the coding sequence ATGAATCTAAATCAAATTACTGTTCCTTCTCTAGATTTAACCAAATCAATTCCGTTTTATCAGAAATTAGGTTTACAACTAATTGTAAAAGCCCTGCCTCATTATGCGCGATTCAAATGTCCTAATGGAGAATCTACTTTCTCAATTCATTTAGTAGAGGAATTACCCAAAGGAAACGGAGTTTATATTTATTTCGAATGCGAAAAATTAGATAAAAAAGTTCAACAACTAAAAGAGCACGGGATTCAATTTGATCAAGAACCAAAAGATGAACCTTGGCTGTGGAGAGAAGCTAAACTTAAAGATTTAGATGGCAATCAATTGATTCTATTTTTTGGTGGTAAAAATAGAATCAATCCACCGTGGAAAATTAAAAACGATTAA
- a CDS encoding ABC transporter permease, whose translation MNYELFIAKRIVAGKEHKNSISSPIIKIAIVAIILGIAIMLISVSVSAGFQQKIRAKIAGFKGHIQITNYDNNNSDVSTVPVNLDQDFYPTFKNISGIRKVQPYINKGGILRTPTDFHGIVFKGVDADYDFSFFQEFLVEGRLPNYDQKRNREVLISKSIVNSLQLKLNDTLQAWFESATSTGFKMRKPVVVGIYDTGFEEFDNAIIVGDLKEVQRINKWKENEVGGFEVMIDNFDELNEKGDQVYSSIGTTLNATTITDNYPAIFEWVNLFDNNVWFIIAIMVIIAGINMITALLVLILERVQMIGILKTLGSSNWEIQKVFLYNASYLIVRGLILGNIIGIGLLLIQKFFKIIQLNPETYYVSTVPININLFHILILNVGTLVLCLVMLIVPSMIVSKIHPSKSIKFE comes from the coding sequence TTGAATTACGAGTTATTTATTGCTAAGCGAATTGTTGCAGGTAAAGAGCATAAAAATAGTATATCATCACCAATAATAAAAATTGCCATTGTTGCTATAATTTTAGGGATTGCAATTATGCTAATTTCAGTTTCTGTGAGTGCTGGTTTTCAACAAAAGATTAGAGCAAAAATTGCGGGTTTTAAAGGTCATATTCAAATTACAAACTATGACAATAATAATTCAGATGTTTCTACCGTACCAGTAAATCTTGACCAAGATTTTTATCCAACTTTTAAAAATATTTCAGGAATAAGAAAAGTTCAACCTTATATAAATAAGGGTGGAATACTAAGAACTCCAACAGATTTTCATGGAATTGTTTTTAAAGGAGTTGATGCAGATTATGATTTTTCATTTTTTCAAGAATTTTTGGTTGAAGGTAGATTACCAAATTATGATCAAAAGAGGAATAGAGAAGTGCTAATCTCTAAATCAATAGTAAATAGTTTACAACTCAAGTTAAATGATACGTTGCAAGCTTGGTTTGAAAGTGCTACTAGTACAGGATTTAAAATGCGTAAACCAGTAGTGGTAGGCATTTATGATACAGGTTTTGAAGAATTTGATAACGCAATTATTGTTGGTGATTTGAAAGAAGTTCAAAGAATCAATAAATGGAAAGAAAATGAAGTAGGTGGTTTTGAGGTAATGATTGATAATTTTGATGAATTAAATGAAAAGGGAGATCAAGTATATAGTTCGATAGGTACAACTTTGAATGCAACTACAATTACTGATAATTATCCTGCAATTTTTGAATGGGTGAATTTATTTGATAATAATGTTTGGTTTATTATAGCAATTATGGTGATTATCGCTGGAATAAATATGATTACAGCATTGCTCGTTTTAATTCTTGAGAGAGTTCAAATGATAGGAATACTAAAAACACTAGGAAGTTCCAATTGGGAAATCCAAAAAGTATTTTTGTATAATGCTTCCTATTTAATTGTACGTGGTTTAATATTGGGTAATATAATCGGAATTGGATTACTACTTATTCAGAAGTTTTTTAAAATTATTCAACTAAATCCTGAAACTTATTATGTGTCTACTGTTCCTATAAATATTAATTTATTTCATATTTTAATTCTTAATGTTGGAACACTTGTTTTATGTTTGGTGATGTTGATTGTTCCCTCTATGATCGTTTCTAAAATACACCCTTCTAAATCAATTAAGTTTGAATAA
- a CDS encoding DUF2752 domain-containing protein: protein MNKKLFGIDCPGCGLQRSVVMVSKGEFKEAFYMFPAIYTTLLFSLAILAHFILKKKITSKVLLILGILNVVILIIAYVLKMNKLIN from the coding sequence ATGAACAAAAAATTATTTGGTATTGATTGTCCTGGATGCGGTTTACAAAGGTCTGTGGTAATGGTCAGCAAAGGTGAATTCAAAGAAGCGTTTTATATGTTTCCCGCAATATATACCACCCTACTTTTTTCATTGGCTATTCTTGCTCATTTTATATTGAAGAAAAAAATCACTTCTAAAGTCTTATTGATTTTGGGAATTCTAAATGTAGTAATTTTAATAATTGCCTATGTTTTAAAAATGAATAAATTAATAAATTAA
- a CDS encoding S9 family peptidase, with amino-acid sequence MKKILLYGIGISVIFASCKKEKMINKTTPPVAEKQPKKLEKHGDVRVDNYFWMRLTDEQKNAETKDEQTQKVYDYLNAENKYFDDEMGYTKDFQEGLFEEMKGRIKEDDESVPYKRNGYYYITRYEKGQQYPIYSRKKETLEADEEIMFDVNKEAEGHEYFQLGGLNVSPDNKLLAFSTDTVSRRQYFIQVKNLETGKIYKDRINNTTGGSVWANDNQTLFYTKKDPVTLRSSQIFRHVLGTDESEDVLVFEEKDETFGVFVTKTKSKKYLVMGSYSTVSSEYQVLEADNPTGDFRVIQPRERDLEYDIAHYDDHFYIKTNKDGATNFKLMKTPETKTTKENWVDVLPHREDVFFEDFSIFKDYLVLEERNNGLFKIRIKRWDGTEDYYLPFDEETYSAGVYSNPDFDTDVIRYSYNSMTTPSSVIDFNMKDQSKEIKKEQEVLGGKFKKENYVSKRIWVTARDGEKVALSIVHRKDTKIDKNTPVLQYAYGSYGYTIPDGFSTTRLSLLDRGFIFALAHIRGSQYLGREWYEDGKMLNKKNTFTDFVDCSKYLIDNGYTSPEHLYAMGGSAGGLLMGAVVNMNPELYNGVIAAVPFVDVISTMLDDSIPLTTGEYDEWGNPNDKEYYDYIKSYSPYDQVEAKEYPNMLVTTGLHDSQVQYWEPAKWVAKLRELKTDNNQLFLHTNMEAGHGGASGRFNSLKETAREYSFFLALEDKLEK; translated from the coding sequence ATGAAAAAAATTCTTTTATACGGTATTGGTATAAGTGTTATTTTTGCTTCCTGCAAAAAAGAGAAGATGATAAATAAAACCACTCCGCCAGTAGCTGAGAAACAACCAAAAAAACTAGAAAAGCACGGAGATGTCCGCGTTGACAACTATTTCTGGATGCGTTTAACTGATGAACAAAAGAACGCAGAAACTAAGGACGAACAAACTCAAAAAGTGTACGATTATCTTAATGCTGAAAATAAGTATTTTGATGATGAAATGGGATATACCAAAGATTTTCAAGAAGGCTTGTTTGAAGAAATGAAAGGTAGAATTAAGGAAGATGACGAGTCTGTTCCATATAAAAGAAATGGGTACTATTATATCACTCGATATGAGAAAGGTCAACAATATCCTATTTATTCGAGAAAAAAGGAAACTTTAGAAGCGGATGAAGAAATTATGTTCGATGTGAACAAAGAAGCGGAAGGACATGAATATTTTCAGTTAGGAGGTTTAAATGTTTCTCCTGATAACAAATTATTGGCTTTTTCTACGGATACCGTAAGTCGTCGTCAGTATTTTATTCAGGTTAAAAATTTGGAAACTGGTAAAATTTATAAAGATAGAATTAACAATACTACAGGGGGCAGTGTTTGGGCAAATGATAACCAAACATTATTCTACACTAAAAAAGACCCTGTAACATTACGTAGTTCTCAAATTTTTAGACACGTTTTAGGAACTGATGAGTCAGAGGATGTATTAGTTTTTGAAGAAAAAGATGAAACTTTTGGGGTTTTTGTTACGAAAACAAAATCAAAGAAGTATTTAGTAATGGGGTCTTACAGTACGGTTTCTAGCGAATATCAAGTTTTAGAAGCAGATAATCCAACAGGAGATTTTAGAGTCATTCAACCACGCGAGCGTGATTTAGAATATGACATCGCACATTACGACGATCACTTCTACATAAAAACAAATAAAGATGGAGCGACTAATTTTAAGTTGATGAAAACTCCAGAAACTAAAACCACCAAGGAGAATTGGGTTGATGTGCTTCCTCATAGAGAAGATGTGTTTTTTGAGGATTTTTCGATTTTCAAAGACTATTTAGTTTTGGAAGAAAGAAATAACGGTTTATTTAAAATTAGAATTAAACGTTGGGATGGTACAGAAGATTATTACTTACCATTTGACGAAGAAACATATTCTGCAGGAGTATATTCTAATCCTGATTTCGATACAGATGTAATTCGTTATTCATATAATTCAATGACAACTCCTAGTTCTGTGATTGATTTCAATATGAAAGATCAGTCTAAAGAAATTAAAAAGGAGCAAGAAGTTTTAGGAGGGAAATTCAAAAAAGAAAATTACGTAAGTAAAAGAATTTGGGTTACTGCCAGAGATGGCGAAAAAGTTGCATTATCAATTGTTCATAGGAAAGATACCAAAATTGATAAAAATACCCCAGTTTTACAATACGCCTATGGTTCTTACGGATATACAATTCCTGATGGGTTTTCAACTACTCGTTTAAGTTTATTAGATCGTGGTTTTATTTTCGCTTTAGCTCACATTAGGGGAAGTCAATATTTAGGAAGAGAATGGTATGAAGACGGTAAAATGTTAAATAAAAAAAATACATTTACCGATTTTGTAGACTGTTCTAAATATTTAATAGATAATGGTTATACTTCTCCAGAGCATTTATATGCAATGGGAGGATCTGCTGGTGGATTATTAATGGGAGCTGTTGTAAATATGAATCCAGAATTATACAATGGAGTGATTGCTGCTGTTCCTTTTGTCGATGTGATTTCGACAATGTTAGATGATAGTATTCCTTTAACAACAGGTGAATACGATGAATGGGGAAATCCAAATGATAAAGAATATTATGATTATATCAAATCATATTCTCCGTATGATCAAGTTGAAGCAAAAGAATATCCAAATATGTTAGTGACTACCGGATTACACGATAGTCAAGTTCAATATTGGGAACCTGCAAAATGGGTAGCTAAATTAAGAGAGTTAAAAACAGATAATAACCAACTTTTTTTACATACAAATATGGAAGCTGGACATGGCGGAGCTTCTGGAAGATTCAATTCTTTAAAAGAAACTGCAAGAGAATATAGCTTCTTTTTAGCTTTAGAGGATAAGTTAGAAAAATAA
- a CDS encoding CCC motif membrane protein — protein MFEFEQRKLPNATIVLVLGILSIITCCCYGILGLIIGIIALVLYKQDKRLYDANPSVYTNFSNLNTGRILAIIGLVLNILFLFYIIWAISFIGWETLQNPELLQEKLNELQ, from the coding sequence ATGTTTGAATTCGAACAAAGAAAACTTCCAAACGCAACTATTGTTTTAGTATTAGGTATTTTATCAATTATTACTTGTTGTTGTTATGGAATCCTAGGATTAATTATAGGTATTATTGCTTTGGTATTATATAAACAAGATAAACGTTTATATGACGCAAATCCGAGTGTTTATACTAATTTTTCTAACTTAAATACAGGAAGAATATTAGCTATTATCGGACTTGTCTTAAATATCTTATTTTTATTTTACATAATTTGGGCAATCTCATTTATTGGATGGGAAACGTTACAAAACCCAGAACTACTACAAGAAAAATTGAATGAATTACAATAA
- a CDS encoding DEAD/DEAH box helicase, which yields MGNKNWLQYYKNSLTDSENLAVDIAKIKNLQYQNNSDLSNAFINPKQAVTIIDAEERRINRIRGISQKENTNWHNIEETKILIAPFHLEYQTDNTKFKQRIIHPFWIYAIVNRLGQLSTPKDLFPLIVRNYMTPMADVKNDFIFTSTDTVIDAKEIEVPEPEYEDEKIPWNEYWSYINEVFYTITFKNLYNYKTERYTTHHELTYFAVSSKISTAKSILFLYENLLENEEDLPLLSKIINPSKINKRNAITDYDFLNYNHLHLGQMSDYFPLSISQRKTLLSHLSAEESSVTAVNGPPGTGKTTLLQSLVATEVVRSAIIGDEAPIVLACSNNNQAVTNIIDSFINSKSSLPELSERWISDFKGYATYLPSNGKNEKYLGDINFLKGNLFKHEGTLCNLENEEYLNHAEYYFLTKFNNYFNKQTQDLEEAIEHIQDEIVTLEELLIDSVDYPKNYIKSINFINNSLFKKQDYIDKDNFNITKLNEWRTILTSLKATHKKPDFLELINKHFTTSNEELDKNSQYTFKIKDSILGDKTKTNQLIKALLKHLNIALQANLKLKDWRRKTNIRSFPIVKEEYLWKSEFEKLHSKNNTPRFYYDEIDVSIRHKAFLLATHYWEGRWLLATRKVLEEDTERGTGEQAITLKWKRRAMLTPCFVATFYTAPSHFLYSQFQGENENGKPLFQYFPLYNFLDLLIIDEAGQVTPEVSIPVFALAKKAFVVGDLKQIEPIWSIPSRIDKGNLFSLNIIEHEKDMEYLKEAGLLASNGCIMKIAQNSCEYETPIEDKKEQGLILLEHRRCNDEIINFCNELAYNGILKPMKGIAREDQAFPSMMAYHIEGVSERKYNSRQNIKEVKAIITWLQQNKETIQNAYGIEKIESILGIITPFASQKGEISKALIEAGFKVNDIKLGTVHALQGAERSIILFSSVYTNEDEGTMFFEKDNKPNMLNVSVSRAKDSFILFGDTRIFDETQNTPSGVLRKHLNIYEMA from the coding sequence ATGGGGAATAAAAACTGGTTACAATACTACAAAAACAGCTTAACTGATAGTGAAAATTTAGCTGTTGATATTGCAAAAATCAAGAATCTACAATATCAAAATAATTCTGATTTAAGCAATGCTTTTATCAATCCGAAACAGGCTGTTACTATTATCGATGCTGAAGAAAGAAGAATTAATCGTATTCGTGGAATTTCACAAAAAGAAAATACTAATTGGCATAATATTGAGGAAACCAAAATTTTAATTGCTCCTTTCCATTTAGAATATCAAACTGACAACACAAAATTCAAACAAAGAATAATTCACCCGTTTTGGATTTACGCAATTGTAAATAGATTAGGTCAATTATCAACTCCAAAAGATTTATTCCCTTTGATTGTTCGTAATTATATGACGCCAATGGCTGATGTAAAAAATGACTTTATTTTCACTTCTACCGATACCGTAATTGACGCAAAAGAAATAGAAGTTCCAGAACCAGAATATGAAGATGAGAAAATTCCTTGGAACGAATATTGGAGTTATATTAATGAGGTTTTTTATACTATAACTTTTAAAAATTTATACAACTATAAAACAGAAAGATATACGACACATCACGAACTCACATATTTTGCAGTTAGTTCTAAAATTTCTACAGCAAAAAGTATTCTTTTCTTATATGAAAATTTACTAGAAAACGAAGAAGATTTACCTTTACTATCAAAAATAATTAATCCTTCCAAAATAAATAAAAGAAATGCCATTACAGACTACGATTTCCTAAATTACAATCACTTACATTTAGGTCAAATGTCTGATTATTTCCCATTATCGATAAGTCAACGTAAAACTCTTCTCTCACATTTATCCGCCGAAGAAAGTTCTGTGACGGCAGTAAATGGACCTCCTGGAACTGGAAAAACAACATTATTACAAAGTTTAGTAGCCACAGAAGTTGTTCGAAGTGCAATTATTGGTGACGAAGCACCGATTGTTCTAGCCTGTTCAAACAATAATCAAGCAGTTACGAATATTATCGATAGCTTTATCAACTCAAAAAGTAGTTTGCCTGAACTTTCAGAGAGATGGATCTCAGATTTTAAAGGATACGCAACTTACTTACCTTCCAATGGAAAAAACGAAAAGTATTTGGGCGACATCAATTTCTTGAAAGGAAACTTATTTAAACATGAAGGTACTTTATGTAATCTTGAAAACGAAGAATATTTAAATCATGCCGAATATTATTTTCTGACAAAATTCAATAATTACTTCAATAAACAAACTCAAGATCTTGAAGAAGCTATTGAACACATTCAAGATGAAATTGTAACCCTTGAAGAGCTTCTTATTGATAGTGTTGACTATCCAAAAAATTATATAAAATCTATTAATTTCATTAATAATTCACTTTTTAAAAAGCAGGATTATATTGATAAAGATAATTTTAACATCACCAAATTAAATGAATGGAGAACAATTTTAACATCTTTAAAAGCGACTCATAAAAAACCTGACTTCCTTGAATTAATTAATAAACACTTCACAACATCAAACGAGGAATTAGACAAAAACTCTCAATATACGTTCAAAATAAAAGATTCAATACTAGGTGATAAAACAAAGACAAATCAGTTAATTAAAGCACTTCTGAAACATTTAAACATCGCTCTTCAAGCAAATTTAAAACTCAAAGACTGGCGAAGAAAAACAAACATTAGAAGTTTTCCAATTGTAAAAGAAGAGTATCTTTGGAAATCTGAATTTGAGAAATTACATTCAAAGAACAACACACCGAGATTCTATTATGATGAAATCGATGTATCTATTCGACACAAAGCATTTTTATTAGCAACTCATTACTGGGAAGGAAGATGGTTACTTGCAACAAGAAAAGTTTTAGAAGAAGATACAGAAAGAGGAACTGGTGAACAGGCTATTACTTTAAAATGGAAACGTAGAGCAATGTTAACTCCTTGTTTTGTAGCAACATTCTATACAGCTCCAAGTCATTTTTTGTATAGTCAATTTCAAGGGGAAAATGAAAATGGGAAACCACTTTTTCAATACTTCCCTTTATACAACTTTCTCGATTTATTAATCATTGATGAAGCGGGACAAGTAACACCTGAAGTTAGTATTCCTGTATTTGCCTTAGCTAAAAAAGCATTTGTCGTTGGAGATTTAAAACAAATAGAACCTATTTGGTCTATCCCTTCTCGAATTGATAAGGGGAATTTATTTAGCTTAAATATTATTGAACACGAGAAAGACATGGAATATTTAAAAGAAGCTGGGCTTTTAGCGTCTAACGGATGTATTATGAAAATAGCTCAAAATTCTTGTGAATACGAAACTCCAATTGAAGATAAAAAAGAACAAGGATTAATATTATTGGAACATCGAAGGTGTAATGATGAAATCATAAATTTTTGTAATGAACTTGCATACAATGGTATTTTAAAACCTATGAAAGGAATAGCAAGAGAAGATCAAGCATTTCCTTCTATGATGGCCTATCATATTGAAGGTGTGAGCGAACGAAAATATAATAGTCGCCAGAATATTAAGGAAGTAAAAGCAATCATTACTTGGTTACAACAAAATAAAGAGACAATTCAAAATGCCTATGGTATTGAAAAAATTGAATCTATATTAGGAATTATTACTCCATTTGCAAGTCAAAAAGGAGAAATTTCTAAAGCCTTAATAGAAGCTGGATTTAAAGTAAATGATATAAAACTAGGAACTGTACACGCGTTACAAGGTGCCGAGAGAAGTATCATTTTATTCAGTTCAGTTTACACTAATGAAGACGAAGGAACGATGTTCTTCGAAAAAGATAACAAGCCCAACATGTTAAATGTATCCGTTTCTAGAGCTAAAGACAGTTTTATTTTATTTGGAGACACAAGAATTTTTGATGAAACACAAAACACACCATCAGGTGTTTTGAGAAAACATTTAAATATTTACGAAATGGCATAA